A genome region from Natranaeroarchaeum sulfidigenes includes the following:
- a CDS encoding DUF58 domain-containing protein has protein sequence MKPTLRGVVVIALIGGGVYMAAEFGPRALNAVVGPALIALIIAAVQVGIANKPRVERRLPEPETAGTEVTVELAIETASPTSATVYDRVGNGLTAIGNRLTTTIGNGTLSYDLRLDERGDHEIGPLAVEITDVLGLFSRQFEFEEIDRLLVYPPAYRLDLTGTDLVVFSTVDRSYGNDEFAHLREYQRGDTLRDVDWKASAKRPDEGLVVGEFDDSSRQETVRIAVDTDAGDPDDLAAAAASVACHLLDTGFEVGLGTPTATVAPESGGEHRRSILTALARLSDGKLADETLEHADLIISTEGEEVTIRAEHTTVAFDELVTGGRTEPVRDGSQISEADRGAFGRTATGVGAT, from the coding sequence ATGAAGCCAACACTTCGCGGCGTTGTCGTAATCGCCTTGATCGGCGGGGGCGTCTATATGGCCGCAGAGTTCGGCCCCCGGGCGCTCAATGCCGTCGTCGGGCCGGCACTCATCGCACTCATCATCGCCGCCGTACAGGTCGGCATCGCAAATAAACCCCGGGTCGAGCGTCGGCTTCCGGAACCGGAGACCGCCGGCACGGAGGTGACTGTAGAGCTGGCCATAGAGACGGCCTCGCCGACCAGTGCAACGGTGTACGACCGCGTCGGTAACGGACTGACTGCTATCGGCAACCGTCTCACGACGACGATCGGAAACGGAACGCTCTCCTACGACCTCCGTCTGGACGAGCGCGGCGACCACGAGATCGGTCCACTTGCTGTCGAAATTACGGACGTACTGGGGCTTTTCAGCCGTCAGTTCGAGTTCGAGGAGATCGACCGATTGCTCGTGTATCCGCCAGCCTATCGACTTGACCTCACAGGCACCGATCTGGTAGTCTTCTCGACGGTCGATCGGTCCTACGGCAATGATGAGTTCGCCCATCTCCGGGAGTATCAGCGAGGTGACACGCTTCGGGATGTCGACTGGAAGGCGAGTGCAAAACGCCCGGACGAGGGGCTCGTCGTCGGGGAATTCGACGATAGCAGTCGGCAGGAGACAGTACGAATAGCGGTCGATACCGACGCCGGTGACCCTGACGACCTCGCGGCAGCCGCCGCAAGCGTTGCATGTCACCTCCTCGATACCGGTTTTGAGGTCGGCCTTGGGACCCCCACGGCGACGGTCGCTCCCGAAAGTGGCGGCGAGCACCGACGATCGATCCTGACGGCACTCGCTCGGCTTTCCGACGGAAAACTGGCCGACGAAACACTGGAGCATGCTGACCTGATCATCTCGACCGAGGGGGAGGAAGTGACAATTCGAGCGGAGCACACAACGGTTGCATTCGATGAACTCGTCACTGGGGGCAGGACTGAACCAGTCAGGGATGGTTCCCAGATCTCTGAAGCGGATCGGGGCGCTTTCGGCAGGACGGCAACCGGGGTGGGAGCGACGTGA